From one Bacteroides eggerthii genomic stretch:
- a CDS encoding DUF3871 family protein, translating to MEAMQLMPVHRTNMLMQTFSQPKFEIETPVETIETEIISSRRENKRLPFIEANTKEVTIQHLRKECVVPVFSKDNEITISHPSFIEMVWEAANQIFPNERIEEPAIRVSHVIKGRTPEAIHKPVKDLLESDKTIYYERMMFCFEIPTIHEDIIGNRLNLTIGGVRAYNHENLYSKKSVEKFKVFIGFKNLVCCNMCVSTDGYKSELKVMSTADLFSSVMRLFQEYNIAKHLYYMSTYKDSYMTEQQFAQFLGKSRLYQYLPVEQKKRLPQMLMTDTQIGLVAKAYYNDDNFALPENQNAVSMWNVYNLLTGANKSSYIDNFLDRSLNATQLTEGLNKALYGENEYSWFIQ from the coding sequence ATGGAAGCAATGCAGTTAATGCCAGTACACAGAACTAATATGTTGATGCAAACATTTAGTCAGCCAAAGTTTGAGATTGAAACCCCAGTTGAAACTATAGAGACTGAAATTATCAGCTCCAGAAGGGAAAACAAAAGATTACCTTTTATAGAAGCCAATACCAAAGAAGTCACTATACAGCATCTAAGGAAAGAATGTGTAGTGCCAGTATTCAGCAAGGATAATGAGATAACTATCAGTCACCCTTCATTTATTGAAATGGTTTGGGAAGCTGCCAATCAGATATTTCCCAATGAGAGGATTGAAGAACCAGCTATCAGAGTAAGCCATGTCATTAAAGGCAGAACACCCGAAGCTATTCATAAACCAGTGAAGGATTTACTTGAATCAGACAAGACCATTTATTATGAAAGAATGATGTTCTGCTTTGAGATTCCCACTATCCATGAAGATATAATAGGCAATAGATTGAATCTTACTATTGGTGGAGTAAGGGCATATAATCATGAAAACTTGTATAGTAAGAAAAGTGTAGAAAAATTCAAGGTATTTATAGGCTTTAAGAACTTAGTTTGCTGTAATATGTGTGTCTCAACTGATGGTTACAAGTCTGAGTTAAAGGTGATGAGTACTGCTGATTTATTTAGTTCAGTGATGAGGCTATTTCAAGAATACAACATAGCCAAACACCTATACTACATGAGTACATATAAAGATAGTTATATGACTGAACAGCAGTTTGCACAGTTTTTGGGTAAGAGTAGATTATATCAATATCTCCCAGTTGAACAGAAGAAAAGGCTTCCTCAAATGCTGATGACTGATACACAGATAGGGCTTGTAGCCAAGGCATATTACAATGATGATAACTTTGCTCTTCCTGAGAATCAGAATGCTGTTTCCATGTGGAATGTATATAATCTGCTCACTGGAGCCAACAAAAGCAGCTATATAGATAATTTCTTGGATAGGTCACTGAATGCCACACAACTTACAGAAGGGCTAAATAAGGCTCTGTATGGAGAAAATGAATATTCATGGTTTATACAATAA
- a CDS encoding AAA family ATPase, giving the protein MLNLRVSSKKQAKIKLALQGCAGSGKTYSALLLAYGLTKDWTKIAIIDSENGSADLYASLGNYNVLPLQDNFTPEAYIEAVKVCEDAKMEVIIIDSISQCWDNLLEYHANLQGNSFTNWQKITPRINAFMQKILQSPSHVICTMRCKQDYVLSEKNGKMIPEKVGLKAVMRDGIDYEFTIVLDINMKHQAIASKDRTSLFMGKPDFTITPTTGQIILDWCNNGVNLDMIKQKINQAKTIEELTSIYHQYPEWYQQLTSDFMQKKMQLQEESNKPIINYNPNFIHYGSNAVNASTQN; this is encoded by the coding sequence TGCAGGCTCAGGAAAGACCTATTCAGCCTTATTATTAGCCTATGGTCTGACTAAAGATTGGACTAAAATAGCCATCATAGACAGTGAGAATGGAAGTGCTGATTTGTATGCCAGTTTAGGCAACTACAATGTATTACCCCTTCAAGACAACTTTACACCTGAAGCCTATATTGAAGCTGTAAAAGTATGTGAGGATGCTAAAATGGAGGTGATAATCATTGATAGTATCTCTCAGTGTTGGGATAACCTTCTGGAGTATCATGCTAATCTACAAGGCAATTCATTCACTAACTGGCAGAAGATTACACCAAGAATTAATGCCTTCATGCAGAAGATTCTACAATCTCCAAGCCATGTTATTTGTACTATGAGGTGCAAGCAGGATTATGTTCTTAGTGAAAAAAATGGCAAGATGATTCCAGAGAAAGTGGGGTTAAAAGCTGTCATGAGGGATGGAATAGATTATGAATTTACCATAGTCCTTGATATTAACATGAAGCATCAAGCCATTGCATCAAAGGATAGAACAAGTCTATTCATGGGTAAACCAGACTTTACTATTACACCCACTACTGGGCAAATAATACTGGATTGGTGCAATAATGGAGTAAACTTGGATATGATAAAGCAGAAGATAAATCAGGCTAAAACCATTGAAGAACTTACCTCCATTTATCACCAATACCCAGAATGGTATCAGCAACTTACATCAGATTTCATGCAGAAGAAGATGCAGTTACAAGAAGAGAGCAATAAACCTATTATCAACTATAATCCTAATTTTATACATTATGGAAGCAATGCAGTTAATGCCAGTACACAGAACTAA